In one window of Denticeps clupeoides chromosome 2, fDenClu1.1, whole genome shotgun sequence DNA:
- the LOC114768123 gene encoding radial spoke head protein 3 homolog B-like, with protein sequence MRERKLRQPENKHANEQAYFNFLGPSWLDPVEGRTHVAMQTELYLEELSNQSNEISVGCQTNALTDMPATVYCPPKSGKDASTQIEDGELFDFDTEVKSLVDVLVGKTMEQAQLEVLEEEELASLRAQQQAFIQLRNIELMEVQRLEEIQRRRNEEKERRIREHQEALEKEKETEEQIAARAFAQKYMTNLLPSIYTTLQEDPVEREIETVFLPYLMSEVNNSIENRSLARTTVDKIIWDVIDLQLQAYHNMEEAENGN encoded by the exons ATGCGCGAGAGGAAA CTTAGACAGCCTGAAAATAAACATGCGAATGAGCAGGCCTATTTTAATTTTCTTGGACCAAGCTGGCTGGATCCGGTGGAGGGCAGGACGCATGTCGCCATGCAGACAG agtTGTATCTCGAGGAACTCAGCAATCAGAGTAATGAGATCAGTGTTGGGTGCCAAACCAATGCACTCACAGACATGCCGGCCACAGTCTATTGTCCACCCAAGTCTGGAAAGGATGCAAGCACCCAGATAGAAGACGGAGAA CTTTTTGACTTTGACACGGAGGTGAAGTCGCTGGTGGACGTGTTAGTGGGAAAGACCATGGAACAGGCTCAGCTGGAGGTGCttgaggaagaggagctggcCAGCCTGAGGGCCCAGCAGCAGGCCTTCATTCAGCTGCGTAATATAGAGCTGATGGAGGTGCAGAGGCTAGAAGAGATACAGCGGCGCCGCAATGAGGAGAAG GAAAGGCGCATCAGAGAGCATCAAGAAGCTCTTGAAAAAGAGAAGGAAACTGAGGAACAAATAGCGGCTCGGGCATTTGCCCAAAAGTACATGACCAACCTGTTGCCATCGATCTACACCACCCTGCAGGAAGACCCAGTGGAAAGAG AAATAGAGACAGTGTTTCTGCCGTACCTCATGTCTGAAGTTAACAACAGTATAGAAAACCGCTCTTTGGCCAGAACTACTGTGGACA AGATAATCTGGGACGTTATAGATCTGCAACTACAGGCATATCACAACATGGAGGAGGCGGAAAATGGCAACTGA
- the LOC114784465 gene encoding zinc finger protein OZF, with the protein MRSTGTMSNCVALQTHLASVMETLVHAAVAEMCKLVQRGCASALRLELGEELTKRMQAESERKLTQFATVMEVLGNEALGKIIKLVDETKFLLDMECKTFKGKRAKPPGSYLNILSVGGMEEEHSYDGHGRSAESLPPSEPEETGYDRPESPLVMAVTIKDEFGRINLEKIAASVLDSESRESLEQSENSDSFRGIISSTGKHILTCAQCGKSFSSLSNLRSHQRIHTGEKPFGCELCGKAFAHKQSLTDHQRVHTGEKPFTCRVCGKRFGKAAHLRTHEIIHTGEKPFGCDKCGKKFNLAQNLARHQQIHTGEKVFSCLICQKSFTRAITLKTHQLIHTGQKPFKCSACGKSFRHAVNLKNHERIHSNLRPFGCDLCGKTFRQSVNLKIHKRIHTGEKPFACKECGKSFSQQSSLISHGRTHSGEKPYNCAFCDKRFNNNNSLKLHERTHTGEKPYNCECCGKSFSQGSHLRTHKRHVHAGGKQYICDKCGKRYSDTRNLKLHKCVYA; encoded by the exons ATGCGCTCGACGGGGACCATGTCGAACTGCGTGGCTCTGCAGACGCACCTGGCCTCGGTCATGGAGACTTTAGTTCACGCCGCCGTGGCCGAGATGTGCAAACTTGTGCAGCGGGGCTGCGCGTCCGCGCTGCGCCTGGAGCTCGGCGAGGAGCTGACGAAGAGGATGCAGGCGGAGTCGGAGAGGAAGCTG ACGCAGTTCGCGACAGTCATGGAGGTGCTGGGAAACGAAGCGCTGGGCAAGATCATTAAGCTAGTGGATGAAACCAAGTTCCTTCTGGACATGGAGTGCAAGACTTTTAAAGGGAAAAGAGCAAAGCCACCTGGGAGTTATTTAAATATCCTCTCGGTAGGCGGAATGG AGGAAGAACACTCTTATGATGGACACGGCAGAAGTGCTGAGTCTTTACCTCCAAGTGAG CCGGAAGAAACCGGCTATGACAGGCCGGAGTCTCCCCTGGTTATGGCTGTGACTATTAAAGATGAATTTGGAAGGATCAACTTAGAGAAAATCGCAGCGA GTGTCTTAGACTCGGAGTCTAGAGAGTCCCTGGAGCAGAGCGAGAACTCCGACAGCTTCAGGGGGATCATCAGCAGCACGGGGAAGCACATATTAACATGCGCTCAGTGCGGGAAGAGCTTCTCTTCGCTCAGCAACCTACGGTCGCACCAGCGCATCCACACCGGAGAAAAACCCTTCGGCTGCGAGCTCTGCGGAAAGGCCTTCGCCCACAAGCAGAGCCTCACCGACCACCAGCGCGTCCACACGGGCGAGAAGCCCTTCACCTGCCGGGTCTGCGGGAAGCGCTTCGGCAAGGCGGCGCACCTCAGGACGCACGAGATCATccacaccggggagaagccTTTCGGCTGCGACAAGTGCGGGAAGAAGTTCAACCTCGCCCAGAACCTGGCCCGGCACCAGCAAATCCACACCGGCGAGAAGGTCTTCAGCTGCCTGATCTGCCAGAAGAGCTTCACGCGCGCCATCACACTCAAGACCCACCAGCTCATCCACACCGGCCAGAAACCCTTTAAATGTTCGGCGTGCGGCAAGAGCTTCCGGCACGCCGTCAACCTCAAGAACCACGAGCGCATCCACTCCAACCTCCGACCCTTCGGCTGCGACCTGTGCGGCAAAACCTTCCGCCAGTCCGTCAACCTCAAGATCCACAAGCGCAtccacaccggcgagaagccctTCGCCTGCAAAGAGTGCGGCAAGAGCTTCAGCCAGCAGAGCAGCCTGATCTCGCACGGCCGCACGCACTCGGGCGAGAAGCCGTACAACTGCGCGTTCTGCGACAAGcgcttcaacaacaacaacagcctGAAGCTGCACGAACGGACGCACACGGGGGAGAAGCCCTACAACTGCGAGTGCTGCGGCAAGTCCTTCAGCCAGGGCAGCCACCTGCGCACCCACAAGCGCCACGTCCACGCCGGGGGGAAGCAGTACATATGCGACAAGTGCGGAAAGAGGTATTCGGACACACGGAACCTCAAGTTGCACAAGTGCGTGTACGCTTGA
- the tut1 gene encoding speckle targeted PIP5K1A-regulated poly(A) polymerase, whose amino-acid sequence MELGGDVRKTLKGFHCNLCDVNIPNQASLDAHLKGRKHQHLDNLRAARKAQEENSVFVSGFEAGTSQAELTEYFEQFGSVSEVIMDKEKGVYAIVEFGDANSTRSTLATLEHMLKGLKLRVKPREKKDFKLYSKKKHDPKNLEMRLESLSHDLCHAESVDDQMQKVLESFQLSENEQKVRELVVQLLQEVFVEFLPDCQILPFGSSVNTFGIHSCDLDLFLDLENTKAYQAKGKASSEQTGESQSEDGRSEDSILSDIDLSTATPAEVLDLVAVILRKCVPGVHKVQVLSSARLPVVKFSHRDPNLEGDITINNRLAVRNTRFLQLCSRLDPRLRPLVYTVRFWAKQKQLAGNPFGGGPLLNNYALTLLVIFYLQNRDPPVLPSVDQLKSLACEEEVCVIEGWDCSFPSQPFSVPPSQNTDNLCMLLSGFFSFYSQYDFSGSVISLREARSFPISTFLQQDTVMDETEGPSDARVKPARVPKLGPLNILDPFELSHNVAGNLNERAQHNFQKECGEATKYCRSLQYQRKSTKGKSWGVVRLLGPKGPLEGKGQEGAHKALEISIPFRAAALPTSMRAQLGSAGDAFRTLWFRKVCSAVENVFQEVLKCSPILPAEAGSTVHDGAEEVNNNRSKEGPCTSMAEESSPQSKPNSGLKRSLSSEEGVSTSPLCKRKRIGSPEKNPSLVEWFWAQRHRVWAGRRKVRRELQKGSDSSIPEGGNIEMESLVTGYIAGKEPEPEDLLEFKVGAQVVGGNESTRVVLKFTPTRDHGGLFQDFFHFLESFLPKVTEAVLDTLPSN is encoded by the exons ATGGAGCTGGGCGGCGATGTCCGAAAGACCCTCAAAGGTTTCCACTGCAACCTGTGCGACGTTAACATCCCGAACC AGGCCAGCCTCGACGCTCACCTGAAGGGTCGGAAGCACCAGCACCTCGACAACCTGCGCGCCGCCCGCAAGGCCCAGGAGGAGAACAGTGTGTTCGTGAGCGGCTTCGAAGCCGGCACCTCGCAGGCGGAGCTGACTGAGTACTTCGAGCAGTTCGGATCCGTGTCTGAGGTCATCATGGACAAGGAGAAG GGTGTGTATGCCATCGTGGAGTTTGGCGATGCCAACAGCACCCGCTCGACTCTTGCCACGCTAGAGCACATGCTCAAGGGGCTGAAGCTGAGAGTGAAGCCCAGGGAGAAGAAAGACTTCAAACTTTACTCCAAAAAGAAACACGACCCGAAAAACCTGGAGATGAGACTGGAGAGCCTGAGTCACGATCTGTGCCACGCTGAGTCC GTGGACGACCAAATGCAGAAGGTTCTGGAGAGCTTCCAGCTCAGCGAGAATGAGCAGAAGGTCAGAGAACTGGTGGTGCAGCTACTGCAGGAGGTTTTTGTAGAGTTTCTACCAG ATTGCCAGATCCTGCCGTTTGGTTCCTCGGTCAACACTTTTGGAATTCACTCTTGCGACCTGGACTTGTTTTTGGATCTGGAGAACACCAAAGCGTATCAGGCTAAAGGGAAGGCTTCCTCGGAGCAG ACAGGTGAAAGCCAGTCAGAGGACGGGCGCTCGGAGGATTCCATTCTTTCTGACATAGACCTCTCCACGGCAACCCCGGCCGAGGTGCTGGACCTGGTAGCAGTCATTCTGAGGAAATGTGTCCCAGGGGTGCACAAGGTTCAGGTCCTGAGCTCAGCCCGACTTCCAGTTGTCAAGTTCAGTCACAGAGACCCAAACCTTGAGGGCGACATCACAATTAACAACAG ACTGGCAGTCAGGAATACCCgcttcctgcagctgtgttCAAGACTGGACCCGAGGCTGCGGCCTCTGGTCTACACTGTACGCTTCTGGGCTAAGCAGAAGCAGCTGGCTG GTAACCCATTCGGCGGAGGCCCACTTCTAAATAATTATGCACTGACCCTGCTGGTCATCTTCTACCTGCAGAACAGGGACCCACCTGTGCTGCCCTCTGTGGATCAGCTCAAGAGTCTGGCCT gtgAAGAGGAGGTCTGTGTGATAGAGGGATGGGACTGCAGCTTCCCCAGTCAGCCGTTCTCTGTGCCCCCCAGTCAGAATACAGATAACCTTT GTATGCTTCTTTCTGGTTTCTTCTCTTTCTATTCCCAATACGATTTTTCTGGCTCGGTCATTTCCCTGAGGGAAGCTCGTTCTTTTCCCATAAGTACATTCCTTCAGCAGGATACAGTCATGGACGAGACAGAGGGGCCCTCAGATGCAAGGGTCAAGCCAGCTAGAGTCCCCAAACTGGGGCCATTGAACATCCTGGACCCCTTCGAGCTGAGCCACAACGTGGCGGGGAACTTGAACGAACGGGCGCAGCACAACTTCCAGAAAGAGTGTGGCGAGGCTACAAAGTACTGCCGCAGCCTGCAGTACCAGCGCAAGTCCACTAAGGGCAAATCCTGGGGGGTGGTGCGCCTGCTCGGCCCCAAGGGCCCGCTCGAGGGGAAAGGCCAGGAGGGCGCCCATAAGGCCCTGGAGATCAGCATTCCTTTCCGGGCAGCGGCCCTGCCCACCTCCATGCGCGCTCAGCTGGGCTCAGCCGGTGACGCCTTCAGGACGCTCTGGTTTAGGAAAGTGTGCTCAGCAGTGGAAAATGTGTTTCAAGAAGTTCTGAAGTGCAGCCCCATCTTGCCTGCCGAGGCGGGGTCTACTGTACACGATGGAGCAGAAGAGGTGAACAACAATCGAAGTAAGGAAGGCCCTTGCACATCGATGGCTGAAGAGTCCAGTCCCCAGAGCAAACCAAACAGTGGACTGAAGAGATCCCTGTCCTCTGAGGAGGGTGTGTCAACGAGCCCCCTGTGCAAGAGAAAGAGAATAGGCTCTCCTGAGAAGAATCCATCATTAGTTGAGTGGTTTTGGGCCCAAAGGCATAGGGTGTGGGCAGGAAGGAGAAAGGTCCGGCGGGAGCTCCAGAAAGGCAGTGACTCCTCAATCCCAGAAGGGGGCAACATAGAGATGGAGAGTTTGGTCACCGGGTACATTGCCGGGAAGGAGCCGGAACCCGAAGACTTGCTGGAGTTCAAGGTTGGTGCTCAAGTGGTGGGCGGTAATGAGAGCACCAGGGTCGTGTTGAAGTTTACTCCAACCAGAGATCATGGCGGACTCTTCCAGGACTTTTTCCATTTCCTGGAGTCATTCCTGCCCAAGGTGACCGAGGCTGTTCTCGACACTTTACCGTCCAATTAA